The Diaphorobacter ruginosibacter genome contains a region encoding:
- a CDS encoding copper-binding protein, translated as MTFKTPAFPTSVHARRLASLAFVALASAGLATGAHARDAKAMDHSDHSMHKMAPQGAAAPANAMELTDGEVTRWNPATGKVTIRHAEIKNLDMPAMTMVFALRNPDDGAALKAGDKVRFHAESADGSLVITRIEVVAQ; from the coding sequence ATGACTTTCAAGACCCCTGCATTCCCGACGTCCGTGCACGCACGGCGGCTTGCATCCTTGGCATTCGTTGCACTCGCCTCCGCCGGCCTGGCAACGGGGGCGCATGCCCGGGACGCCAAGGCCATGGATCACTCCGATCATTCGATGCACAAGATGGCTCCGCAAGGCGCCGCCGCACCGGCCAATGCGATGGAGCTCACCGATGGCGAGGTGACCCGCTGGAACCCGGCCACGGGCAAGGTCACCATCCGCCACGCCGAGATCAAGAACCTCGACATGCCGGCCATGACCATGGTGTTCGCGCTCAGGAACCCCGATGATGGCGCCGCGCTGAAAGCGGGCGACAAGGTGCGTTTTCATGCCGAGAGCGCCGATGGATCGCTGGTGATCACACGCATCGAGGTCGTCGCGCAGTAA
- a CDS encoding ExeM/NucH family extracellular endonuclease, translating into MSNDSSNFHRTLSTRAHRHALRGGLLLCLAYTSAGLAATPFTGAYTQNFDTLPGSGSALAWSNDSTLPGWFLFNKTKTAITQYRAGTGSDNNGSFYSFGTSGASERALGVLVSSGTYFGSPANNEVAGWMALALKNGTASTIDALTIKYNGEMWRNGGNTNPQAMTLEYAVGDSFEGIASWKVAGDAFDWTARGANTTAGPLDGNSAGLASNRGGDLRGLQWAAGQTLWLRWVQTRISAGASHGMAIDDVSIVTTGDDTTPPALQTSNPANNATGVGLSSSITLQFNEPVRPGGGSFELRKGSTTVAAFSATDSSKVGFNGSSATISPGIQLEPNTAYSVVAVGTPVQDLSGNHWDGVALALNFTTGAQSAVTRIHDIQGSGAASPLKGQPVTINAVVTAYLPEMNGFYVQEEEAHYDSDPATSEGLFVYYGTAAGANPGVDAGSVGKRVQLTGTVDEYNQQTQLKNITDFQVQGAGVVPQPALLTLPISDMALWERYEGMLVKVSSANAGGKLVVSDNYTLGRYGDVTLSPDAVLPQFTDVSLPGVEGFTEYVTSTQRSQIILDDTSGKQNPASVRGRNGQPLSAGNTLRAGDAVDAVVGVLDQFYNDKAPPEAYQTSYRVQPTQPLDFKGGERPTAADLKNAVGAANVKVASANVLNFFSKVGDTSTNTKDVFTTPLGNSIGIRGANNTAELERQKTKVVANLIGLDADVYGLMEVQNNGFGNDSALKLLVDAMNASADRPAGAVYDYVKAPFKQAAGSTVAGAGTDAITVAIVYRSDRVKPVGQAAAPDVATYDAFTPNGGGARVPVAQTFSANTPAGEEQFTFVVNHFKSKGSLLATGGNADKQDGQGNNNPARVKTATQLKEWLATQPTGAETANVILVGDFNAYAKEDPVTYLESNGFKKVTQGYSYSFKGLWGSLDHIFVSPALQSKVGKAVKWAINAEEPTVLDYNTEYKTPEQVQSYYAATAYRSSDHNPIVLGLNLGALPVNHPPVIHGVPDAATQITAGKPVSLAGITLEDADEDALALTVTTTNGSVQGLTDADAGQPGIQLSGTAAQIGTQLAASTFTAAAEGTASVGLSLSDGTHPAVVANYAFTVAAAPTNGHGTDFSLSPVANVNVKGELSGAGCQLASPPQYVTPASVGVTAMPSDGATLPHGLLTLNATGCDKGGTLTVKMTYADALPKGTEYWKWGRTADNGNKHWYRIPATVAGNVVTFALKDGGLGDDDLVENGNIADPTALVLPKATTPTTPADTVAVPALNAWGLLMLALSFLPFAPLVQRFSRKHR; encoded by the coding sequence ATGTCCAACGATTCTTCCAACTTCCACCGTACCCTCTCCACCCGCGCCCACCGGCACGCCTTGCGCGGCGGCCTGTTGCTATGCCTTGCCTACACCTCGGCAGGCCTGGCCGCCACGCCGTTCACTGGCGCCTACACGCAGAACTTCGATACGCTGCCAGGTTCTGGATCTGCACTGGCTTGGTCCAACGACAGCACGTTGCCCGGCTGGTTTCTGTTCAACAAGACGAAAACCGCGATCACACAGTACCGCGCCGGTACCGGCAGCGACAACAACGGCAGCTTCTACAGCTTTGGGACATCTGGAGCATCCGAACGGGCTCTGGGCGTCCTGGTGTCCAGCGGCACGTATTTCGGCAGTCCGGCCAATAATGAAGTGGCGGGCTGGATGGCGCTTGCCTTGAAGAATGGCACGGCCAGTACCATCGATGCGCTGACGATCAAGTACAACGGCGAAATGTGGCGCAATGGCGGAAACACCAATCCCCAGGCCATGACGCTCGAATATGCCGTCGGTGACAGTTTCGAAGGCATTGCATCCTGGAAGGTCGCGGGCGATGCCTTCGATTGGACGGCCCGGGGCGCTAACACCACGGCAGGCCCCCTGGACGGCAATAGCGCAGGCCTTGCATCCAACCGAGGCGGTGACCTGCGCGGCCTCCAGTGGGCCGCGGGGCAGACGCTTTGGCTGCGCTGGGTACAGACGCGTATCAGTGCGGGCGCCAGCCACGGCATGGCGATTGACGACGTCTCGATCGTCACCACAGGCGATGACACGACGCCGCCGGCCTTGCAGACAAGCAATCCTGCCAACAATGCAACCGGTGTTGGTTTGAGCAGCAGCATCACCTTGCAGTTCAACGAGCCCGTCAGGCCCGGTGGTGGCAGTTTCGAGTTGCGCAAGGGAAGCACAACCGTTGCCGCTTTCAGCGCAACCGATTCCAGCAAGGTCGGTTTCAACGGGAGCAGCGCGACGATCAGTCCCGGGATCCAGCTCGAGCCGAACACCGCATACAGCGTCGTGGCGGTTGGCACCCCGGTCCAGGACCTCTCGGGCAATCACTGGGATGGCGTAGCCCTGGCTCTGAACTTCACTACCGGAGCCCAGTCGGCGGTCACCCGCATTCACGACATCCAGGGCAGCGGTGCGGCATCGCCACTCAAAGGCCAGCCGGTCACCATCAATGCCGTGGTGACGGCCTACCTGCCCGAAATGAATGGCTTCTATGTGCAGGAGGAAGAAGCCCACTATGACAGCGACCCTGCGACGTCCGAGGGCCTGTTCGTGTATTACGGCACGGCGGCGGGAGCCAATCCTGGCGTGGATGCCGGCAGCGTGGGCAAGCGCGTGCAGCTGACCGGGACCGTTGATGAGTACAACCAGCAGACCCAGTTGAAGAACATCACGGATTTTCAGGTGCAAGGCGCGGGCGTGGTGCCGCAGCCTGCTTTGCTCACGCTGCCGATCAGCGACATGGCGCTGTGGGAGCGCTACGAGGGCATGCTGGTGAAGGTGAGCTCTGCCAACGCGGGCGGCAAGCTGGTGGTGTCCGACAACTACACCCTGGGGCGCTATGGGGATGTCACGTTGTCGCCCGATGCGGTCCTTCCGCAATTCACGGATGTGAGCCTGCCCGGCGTTGAGGGCTTTACCGAATACGTGACGTCCACCCAGCGCAGCCAGATCATTCTCGATGACACCAGCGGCAAGCAGAACCCTGCAAGCGTTCGCGGGCGCAACGGGCAACCGCTCTCGGCCGGCAACACGCTGCGGGCAGGGGACGCGGTAGACGCTGTTGTCGGTGTGCTGGACCAGTTCTACAACGACAAGGCACCGCCGGAGGCCTATCAGACTAGCTACCGGGTGCAGCCAACCCAGCCTCTCGACTTCAAGGGTGGCGAGCGTCCGACGGCAGCCGATCTGAAGAATGCCGTGGGAGCCGCCAACGTGAAGGTCGCATCCGCCAATGTGCTCAACTTCTTCAGCAAGGTGGGTGACACCAGCACGAACACCAAGGATGTCTTCACGACGCCGCTGGGCAATTCCATCGGCATCCGTGGCGCCAACAATACCGCCGAACTGGAGCGCCAGAAGACCAAGGTGGTGGCGAACCTGATCGGGCTGGATGCCGATGTCTACGGTCTCATGGAGGTGCAGAACAACGGCTTTGGCAACGATAGCGCGCTCAAGCTGCTGGTGGATGCGATGAACGCCAGCGCGGACAGGCCGGCAGGTGCGGTCTACGACTATGTCAAGGCGCCATTCAAGCAGGCTGCGGGTTCCACGGTCGCTGGTGCCGGCACGGACGCGATCACCGTGGCCATCGTCTATCGCAGCGACCGGGTCAAGCCGGTGGGGCAGGCGGCCGCGCCGGATGTAGCGACCTACGATGCGTTCACGCCCAATGGGGGCGGTGCGCGCGTGCCGGTCGCCCAGACCTTCTCCGCGAACACACCGGCTGGCGAAGAGCAGTTCACCTTCGTGGTGAACCATTTCAAGTCCAAGGGCAGCCTGCTCGCAACCGGCGGCAACGCTGACAAGCAGGACGGGCAGGGCAACAACAACCCGGCGCGGGTGAAGACGGCCACGCAGCTCAAGGAATGGCTTGCAACCCAGCCCACGGGGGCGGAAACGGCCAATGTGATCCTGGTCGGCGACTTCAACGCCTATGCGAAGGAAGACCCGGTCACCTACCTTGAGTCCAACGGCTTCAAGAAGGTCACGCAGGGCTACTCGTATTCGTTCAAGGGGCTCTGGGGTTCGCTGGACCACATTTTCGTGAGCCCCGCGCTGCAATCCAAGGTCGGCAAGGCCGTGAAGTGGGCCATCAACGCCGAGGAGCCCACGGTGCTGGACTACAACACAGAGTACAAGACGCCTGAGCAGGTCCAGAGCTATTACGCCGCCACAGCCTACCGCTCCAGCGACCACAATCCGATCGTGTTGGGTCTGAACTTGGGCGCCTTGCCCGTCAATCATCCCCCTGTAATTCATGGCGTGCCCGACGCCGCAACGCAGATCACCGCAGGAAAGCCTGTCAGCCTTGCCGGCATCACGCTCGAGGATGCCGACGAGGATGCGCTGGCACTCACCGTCACCACGACCAACGGCAGTGTGCAAGGGCTGACGGACGCGGATGCCGGACAGCCTGGAATCCAGCTCAGCGGCACGGCTGCGCAGATCGGAACTCAGCTCGCCGCATCCACGTTCACGGCTGCCGCGGAAGGTACCGCCAGCGTGGGCTTGAGTCTCAGTGACGGCACGCACCCGGCGGTCGTTGCGAACTATGCGTTCACCGTTGCCGCCGCGCCGACGAACGGCCATGGAACGGATTTCAGCCTGAGTCCAGTGGCGAATGTGAACGTCAAGGGCGAGTTGTCCGGCGCAGGCTGCCAGCTCGCATCCCCACCGCAGTATGTGACGCCGGCCAGCGTCGGTGTGACGGCCATGCCCAGCGATGGCGCGACCTTGCCGCATGGCCTGCTGACCCTGAATGCAACGGGTTGCGACAAGGGCGGCACGCTGACGGTGAAGATGACTTACGCGGATGCGCTGCCCAAGGGCACCGAGTATTGGAAATGGGGGCGTACAGCGGACAATGGCAACAAGCACTGGTACCGGATCCCCGCGACGGTGGCAGGCAACGTGGTGACCTTTGCGCTGAAGGATGGTGGGCTGGGAGACGATGACCTGGTCGAGAATGGCAACATTGCCGACCCGACGGCATTGGTGCTGCCAAAGGCCACGACTCCGACGACTCCGGCCGACACGGTTGCCGTGCCTGCGCTCAACGCCTGGGGCCTGTTGATGCTGGCACTGTCGTTCTTGCCGTTCGCGCCGCTGGTGCAGCGCTTCTCGCGCAAGCACCGGTGA
- a CDS encoding cupredoxin domain-containing protein: MMKRKIAIWRTVAACALFAFTGTAVAHGNESHASNAPVAKEQKDWGIAGEAARSTRTITLRMTDDMRFTPDRFSVKKGETVTLRVENKGRIMHEVVLGTPATLQQHADMMLKFPGMEHSEPYMTHVAPDKAEDLVWNFNRAGQFEFACLIAGHFQAGMRGIFTVTE; this comes from the coding sequence ATGATGAAAAGAAAGATCGCCATCTGGAGAACGGTGGCGGCATGCGCCCTGTTCGCCTTCACGGGCACGGCCGTCGCACATGGCAACGAAAGCCATGCCAGCAATGCACCCGTGGCGAAGGAGCAAAAGGACTGGGGCATCGCGGGCGAAGCGGCCCGCTCCACGCGCACCATCACGCTGCGCATGACCGACGACATGCGGTTTACGCCTGACCGGTTCTCCGTGAAGAAAGGCGAAACCGTCACGCTGCGCGTGGAGAACAAGGGCCGGATCATGCACGAGGTCGTGCTGGGAACACCGGCCACTTTGCAGCAGCACGCCGACATGATGCTCAAGTTTCCGGGCATGGAGCATTCCGAACCCTACATGACACACGTGGCGCCGGACAAGGCCGAGGACCTGGTCTGGAACTTCAACCGTGCCGGTCAGTTCGAGTTCGCATGCCTGATTGCCGGCCATTTCCAGGCCGGCATGCGCGGCATCTTCACGGTCACGGAATGA
- a CDS encoding TolC family protein translates to MNTRRITTTLSALTAALVLAGCASVASDGLRGDVQQQTQSRLPKDAQLASANADARKEAQDRIADWLKQPVDQDTAVRIALLNNPDLHAQLAELAAQDAERAQALTLINPTLTLGRFTNGHEREIERQLGFNLVNVITLPWRSRWLGWQMERATLQASQNVLLMAAETRRAWLRAVASEQSLAAAVKMNDAAQLGAELARRMAQVGNFNKLQQARELSIAQESAAQLARARLAAATDREQLSRMMGLWGTQAAFQLPAQLPAIPRSAGELRSGDDAEATALRERLDLRALRRDLDTTADRGGWAGVGAVFGDIGATYSNNRSTDRETGHVEKTRGWELDLPLPIFDWGGSASARTRAEVRRSAALLQSTALRARGEARTSWSRYRTAWDLAHQQQAEVLPLAKLVQDETVLRYNGMFDSVWQLLAQARATTQAVVNATNAQRDFWLAETDLQLALTGTSPGETAALGSSASNAASNTNEQGH, encoded by the coding sequence ATGAACACGCGCCGGATAACCACCACGCTGTCGGCATTGACTGCGGCGCTCGTGCTCGCCGGTTGCGCAAGTGTCGCAAGCGATGGCCTGCGCGGCGACGTGCAGCAGCAGACACAGAGCCGATTGCCCAAGGACGCACAGCTCGCCTCGGCGAATGCCGATGCGCGCAAGGAGGCGCAGGACCGCATTGCCGACTGGCTCAAGCAACCTGTCGACCAGGACACGGCCGTGCGCATTGCGCTCCTGAACAATCCCGATCTGCATGCGCAGCTCGCCGAGCTGGCGGCACAGGATGCCGAGCGCGCGCAGGCGCTCACGCTGATCAATCCGACGCTCACGCTGGGACGCTTCACCAACGGGCACGAGCGCGAGATCGAGCGCCAGCTCGGCTTCAACCTGGTCAACGTGATCACCCTGCCCTGGCGTTCGCGCTGGCTTGGCTGGCAGATGGAGCGCGCAACGCTGCAGGCTTCGCAGAACGTGCTGCTGATGGCCGCAGAGACCCGCAGGGCGTGGCTGCGTGCCGTGGCATCGGAGCAATCGCTGGCGGCCGCAGTGAAGATGAACGACGCCGCGCAGCTGGGTGCGGAACTGGCCCGGCGCATGGCGCAGGTGGGCAACTTCAACAAGCTGCAGCAGGCGCGCGAGCTGTCGATCGCACAGGAGTCCGCAGCGCAGCTCGCACGCGCACGGCTGGCCGCGGCAACCGACCGCGAGCAGCTCTCGCGCATGATGGGCCTGTGGGGCACGCAGGCGGCGTTCCAGTTGCCTGCGCAATTGCCCGCCATTCCACGCAGTGCCGGCGAACTGCGTTCGGGTGACGACGCGGAAGCCACCGCGCTGCGCGAGCGGCTCGACCTGCGCGCGCTGCGGCGGGACCTGGACACGACGGCGGATCGCGGAGGCTGGGCGGGCGTGGGTGCCGTGTTCGGCGATATCGGTGCGACGTACTCCAACAACCGCAGCACGGATCGCGAAACCGGCCACGTCGAGAAGACGCGCGGCTGGGAACTGGACCTGCCGCTGCCCATTTTCGACTGGGGAGGCTCCGCCTCGGCCCGCACGCGCGCCGAGGTCCGGCGCAGTGCCGCGCTGCTGCAATCCACCGCCCTGCGCGCGCGCGGTGAGGCACGGACCAGCTGGTCGCGCTACCGCACGGCATGGGACCTTGCGCACCAGCAGCAGGCCGAGGTGCTGCCGCTTGCCAAGCTGGTGCAGGACGAGACCGTGCTGCGCTACAACGGCATGTTCGACAGCGTCTGGCAACTGCTTGCGCAAGCGCGTGCCACCACGCAGGCCGTGGTGAATGCGACCAATGCCCAGCGCGACTTCTGGCTGGCAGAAACCGATCTGCAGTTGGCACTGACCGGTACGTCGCCCGGCGAAACCGCAGCGCTCGGCAGCAGCGCATCCAACGCCGCCAGCAACACCAACGAACAAGGCCACTGA
- a CDS encoding multicopper oxidase family protein, whose product MQRRNFFKGAATAVTTAVAAASVSRVAMAALPEPASQSSADTAAPLVPPNGRPYRPVVTLNGWTTPWRMSNGVKEFHLVAEPVVREVAPGFSVNMWGYNGQSPGPTIEVVEGDRVRIYVTNRLPEHTTIHWHGQRLPNGMDGVGGLTQPHIAPGKTFVYEFVARRPGTFMYHPHADEMAQMAMGMMGLWITHPKAASPLIAHVDRDYAFLLSAYDVEPGAMTPRVNEMTDFNIWTFNSRVFPAITPLVAKQNDRVRIRVGNLTMTNHPIHIHGHEFEVTGTDGGPVPRSARWPEVTTDVAVGQMRQVEFIADELGDWALHCHKSHHTMGAMGHDVPTMIGVDHRGLVSKIQKIVPDYMLMGERGMGDMGSMEMPLPDNTFPMMSGTGPFGSLEMGGMFTTLKVRAQLGANDYRDPGWFKHPKDTVAWEWTGKPLGADAPRQTPPGSASGAPSVRKPGTDSGHDQHH is encoded by the coding sequence ATGCAACGCCGCAATTTCTTCAAAGGCGCTGCAACCGCCGTTACGACCGCGGTTGCAGCCGCCTCCGTCAGCCGCGTGGCCATGGCCGCGCTGCCCGAACCCGCAAGCCAGTCGTCGGCGGACACCGCCGCACCCCTGGTTCCGCCGAATGGCCGGCCCTACCGGCCGGTGGTCACGCTCAACGGCTGGACCACTCCGTGGCGCATGAGCAATGGTGTCAAGGAGTTCCACCTGGTGGCCGAACCCGTGGTGCGCGAGGTCGCCCCCGGCTTCTCGGTGAACATGTGGGGCTACAACGGCCAGAGCCCGGGCCCGACCATCGAGGTGGTCGAGGGCGACCGCGTGCGGATCTATGTGACCAACCGCCTGCCCGAGCACACCACCATCCACTGGCACGGCCAGCGCCTGCCAAACGGCATGGACGGTGTGGGCGGGCTCACGCAGCCCCACATCGCGCCCGGCAAGACCTTCGTCTACGAGTTCGTCGCACGCCGGCCCGGCACCTTCATGTACCACCCGCATGCCGACGAGATGGCGCAGATGGCGATGGGCATGATGGGCCTGTGGATCACGCACCCCAAGGCCGCAAGCCCGCTGATCGCCCATGTGGATCGCGACTACGCGTTCCTGCTTTCGGCCTATGACGTGGAGCCCGGGGCCATGACGCCGCGCGTCAACGAGATGACGGACTTCAACATCTGGACCTTCAACAGCCGCGTATTCCCCGCGATCACGCCGCTGGTCGCCAAACAGAACGACCGCGTGCGCATCCGCGTGGGCAACCTCACGATGACCAACCACCCGATCCACATCCACGGCCATGAGTTCGAGGTGACCGGCACCGATGGCGGCCCCGTTCCCAGGAGCGCGCGCTGGCCCGAGGTGACCACTGACGTCGCGGTGGGCCAGATGCGGCAGGTGGAGTTCATTGCCGACGAGCTGGGTGACTGGGCGCTGCATTGCCACAAGAGCCATCACACCATGGGTGCCATGGGGCATGACGTGCCGACGATGATCGGCGTGGATCATCGCGGGCTGGTCTCGAAGATCCAGAAGATCGTGCCCGACTACATGCTGATGGGCGAGCGCGGCATGGGAGACATGGGCTCGATGGAAATGCCTCTTCCGGACAACACCTTCCCCATGATGAGCGGCACCGGCCCGTTCGGATCGCTCGAGATGGGGGGTATGTTCACCACGCTCAAGGTGCGCGCGCAGCTGGGTGCCAACGACTACCGCGATCCGGGCTGGTTCAAGCACCCCAAGGACACCGTGGCATGGGAATGGACGGGCAAGCCGCTCGGCGCCGATGCACCGCGCCAGACACCACCCGGCAGCGCATCCGGTGCACCCAGCGTGCGAAAGCCCGGCACCGACTCCGGCCATGACCAACACCACTGA
- a CDS encoding DUF411 domain-containing protein translates to MQHINTFRRGRRQLIAGIASAIALPSLASKPARVPVQLWKDPNCGCCADWVKHMEANGFQVTVHDEGNTAARARLGLPARLGSCHTALVGNYLLEGHVPADDVRKLLAQKPKAMGLAVPGMPVGSPGMDGPEYGGRKDPYDVLLVTKNLMNSDVSTSVFTSYR, encoded by the coding sequence ATGCAACACATCAACACATTCCGCAGGGGCCGCCGGCAACTGATCGCCGGCATCGCATCCGCGATCGCCCTGCCCTCCCTGGCCAGCAAGCCCGCGCGCGTGCCGGTGCAACTCTGGAAGGACCCCAACTGCGGGTGCTGCGCGGACTGGGTCAAGCACATGGAGGCCAACGGCTTCCAGGTGACCGTGCACGACGAGGGCAACACCGCCGCCCGTGCGCGGCTCGGCCTTCCCGCACGACTGGGTTCCTGCCATACCGCCCTCGTCGGCAACTACCTGCTCGAAGGGCATGTACCGGCCGACGACGTCAGGAAGCTTCTTGCGCAGAAGCCCAAGGCCATGGGCCTGGCCGTTCCCGGCATGCCGGTGGGCAGCCCGGGCATGGACGGCCCCGAGTACGGCGGCCGCAAGGACCCCTACGACGTACTGCTGGTCACGAAGAACCTCATGAACAGCGACGTATCGACCAGCGTATTCACCAGCTACCGTTGA
- a CDS encoding helix-turn-helix domain-containing protein, with protein sequence MPNIASILKAEITRVARKEVRAEIEALRKASASQRMALAALKREVTELRKELRDAQKPQRAAAVDLNAPIDGEVQRRFSPARLAAHRQKLGLSAAEYGTLVGLSSQTIYNYEQGKGRPPAEMVTKLSRLKELSKTEIQALLSNANAK encoded by the coding sequence ATGCCCAATATCGCATCCATCCTCAAAGCTGAAATCACCCGCGTCGCCCGCAAGGAAGTGCGCGCCGAAATCGAAGCGCTTCGCAAGGCCAGCGCCTCGCAGCGCATGGCACTCGCGGCGCTCAAGCGCGAAGTGACGGAGCTGCGCAAGGAGCTGCGGGACGCGCAGAAACCGCAGCGCGCAGCGGCCGTCGATCTGAATGCGCCCATCGATGGCGAGGTGCAGCGCCGCTTCAGCCCTGCGCGCCTGGCCGCCCACCGCCAGAAGCTGGGTCTGTCGGCCGCAGAATACGGAACCCTGGTGGGCCTCTCCAGCCAGACCATCTACAACTACGAACAGGGCAAGGGCCGCCCGCCCGCAGAGATGGTGACCAAGCTCTCCCGCCTGAAGGAACTGAGCAAGACCGAGATCCAGGCCCTGCTGAGCAACGCCAACGCCAAGTAA
- a CDS encoding MetQ/NlpA family ABC transporter substrate-binding protein, giving the protein MSLLHTTRRSLLSAAACVAAISAASFGLTAAAQAQDAGKKQIIIGGTAGSNIDQLQAGIVPLLQKKGYKVKLVEFNDYVQPNLALADGSLDANFFQHEVYFNQFKGDRKLDLVALTQGPIAPMGLYSKSRKSFAEAKAGDRIAIPNDASNLARALLLVQQAGLIKLKSNVNPLRVSELDIAENPQKLKFVPLDAAQLPRSLDDVQFAIINGNFAISSGLKLQDAVVLEKTPDHYLNIVAVKTKDKDSQWAKDLAAAFHSADFKTVVDAKFAGYAKPVFLQ; this is encoded by the coding sequence ATGTCATTGCTTCACACCACCCGCCGCTCCTTGTTGTCCGCCGCTGCCTGCGTGGCGGCCATTTCTGCTGCCTCGTTTGGCTTGACGGCCGCAGCCCAGGCCCAGGATGCCGGCAAGAAGCAGATCATTATTGGCGGGACCGCCGGCTCCAACATCGACCAGCTGCAGGCCGGCATCGTGCCGCTGCTGCAGAAGAAGGGCTACAAGGTCAAGCTGGTCGAGTTCAACGACTACGTGCAGCCCAATCTTGCGCTGGCCGACGGTTCGCTCGACGCCAACTTCTTCCAGCATGAGGTGTACTTCAATCAGTTCAAGGGCGATCGCAAGCTGGACCTGGTGGCGTTGACGCAAGGCCCGATTGCTCCAATGGGGCTGTATTCCAAGTCGCGCAAGTCGTTTGCCGAGGCCAAGGCTGGCGACCGCATTGCCATTCCCAATGATGCAAGCAACCTTGCGCGCGCATTGCTGCTGGTGCAGCAGGCAGGGCTCATCAAGCTCAAGAGCAACGTGAACCCCTTGCGCGTGTCGGAGCTCGACATCGCCGAGAACCCGCAGAAGCTCAAGTTCGTGCCACTCGACGCGGCGCAACTCCCCCGTTCGCTCGACGACGTGCAGTTCGCCATCATCAACGGCAACTTCGCGATTTCCTCGGGCCTGAAGCTGCAGGACGCCGTGGTGCTGGAGAAGACACCCGACCATTACCTGAACATCGTCGCCGTGAAGACCAAGGACAAGGACTCCCAGTGGGCCAAGGACCTTGCGGCGGCATTCCACTCGGCAGACTTCAAGACCGTGGTGGACGCGAAGTTCGCAGGCTACGCCAAGCCTGTTTTTCTTCAGTGA
- a CDS encoding P1 family peptidase codes for MNHSSAPVAHASRGAITDVAGIEVGHHTDQRRPTGCTVVIARDGAVAGVDVRGAAPGTRETDLLDPSNLVQQVHAILLAGGSAFGLEAATGAVRWLEEQGIGLDVGVGRIPLVPSAVLFDLTVGNMQIRPDAAAGYAACAAASRNPPPQGNVGAGAGAVVGKMFGLANAMKAGIGSASVRVGGVTVGALIACNAVGDVISPDNAQPLAGARTDDGRGLRDTQRSLLAGVAPRPLLAGVNTTIGVIATDAAITKVQAHRLAVVGHDGLARSINPVHTMSDGDTLFALGTGLAGEGPGMLVLAAMAAEAVARATEQAVLSARSITLDNGIVLPGLADWSPAHP; via the coding sequence ATGAACCACAGTTCCGCACCAGTTGCCCACGCCTCCCGGGGCGCCATCACAGACGTCGCCGGCATCGAGGTCGGCCACCACACGGATCAGCGGCGCCCCACGGGCTGCACGGTCGTCATCGCGCGGGACGGCGCGGTGGCCGGTGTGGATGTCAGGGGGGCTGCGCCAGGAACACGCGAGACCGACCTGCTCGACCCCTCCAATCTGGTTCAGCAGGTGCATGCCATCCTGCTCGCCGGCGGCAGCGCATTCGGCCTCGAAGCTGCCACCGGTGCGGTGCGCTGGCTGGAGGAGCAAGGCATAGGCCTTGATGTGGGCGTGGGCCGCATTCCCCTGGTACCGTCCGCCGTGCTCTTCGACCTGACCGTGGGCAACATGCAGATCCGGCCCGATGCGGCGGCCGGCTACGCAGCCTGTGCGGCAGCCTCGCGCAATCCGCCACCGCAGGGCAATGTCGGTGCCGGCGCCGGTGCCGTGGTCGGCAAGATGTTCGGACTTGCCAACGCAATGAAGGCCGGTATCGGAAGCGCATCGGTTCGCGTCGGCGGAGTGACGGTGGGTGCCCTCATCGCCTGCAACGCCGTGGGTGATGTGATCAGCCCGGACAACGCACAGCCGCTCGCAGGGGCACGCACCGATGATGGCCGTGGCCTGCGTGACACGCAGCGCTCGCTGCTTGCAGGGGTGGCACCCCGCCCCTTGTTGGCCGGCGTCAACACCACGATCGGCGTGATCGCCACCGATGCGGCGATCACCAAGGTGCAGGCCCATCGGCTGGCAGTGGTCGGCCATGACGGTCTTGCCCGCAGCATCAACCCGGTGCACACCATGAGCGATGGCGACACGCTGTTCGCGCTGGGCACCGGCCTCGCGGGCGAAGGCCCCGGCATGCTGGTACTGGCGGCCATGGCGGCAGAAGCCGTTGCGCGGGCCACCGAACAGGCCGTACTCAGCGCGCGCTCGATCACATTGGACAACGGCATCGTTCTGCCCGGCCTGGCCGACTGGAGCCCCGCACACCCATGA